One Algoriphagus sp. Y33 genomic window, TTTTTTTGCTGGATAATGATACGCCATATCCTGTCCTAAATGTGGGGACTGGCTATGATATTGAAATTAAAAGCCTTGCATTAAGAATTCAAAGCGTAGTAGGCCATGAGGGAGAGATATTTTGGGATATGGATAAACCGGATGGTACCCTACGTAAAGTCATGGATATCAGTAAAATAAGAGGGATGGGCTGGGAACCGCGCGTATCCTTAACAGAAGGGATTACAAAAACATACAACTGGTACTTGCAGAACACAAGCAATTTGAAGATGGTGGATATGCATATCTGATTTTATTAATTAAATAACTATACTTTATGAAAACCGCATTAATAACGGGGGTTACGGGCCAAGATGGTGCTTATTTAGCAGAACTGTTACTGAGCAAGGGTTACACTGTACATGGTATTAAGAGAAGAGCGTCTTCTTTTAATACCCAGCGAATTGATCACTTGTATCAGGATCCACATGAGTCGAATCCTAAGTTTATTCTCCACTATGGAGACTTGACTGATTCGATGGGAATTACACGTATTATCAAAGAGTGTGAGCCTGATGAGATTTATAATCTTGGTGCGATGAGCCATGTGAAAGTCAGCTTCGATACTCCTGAGTATACAGCAAATGCAGATGGGCTGGGAATCCTTAGGATTTTAGAAGCAGTTAGGCTGCTTGGTATGGAAAAGAAAACCAGAATTTATCAGGCAAGTACCTCTGAGCTTTATGGCTTGGTACAGGAAGTTCCACAGAAAGAAGAGACTCCTTTCTACCCTAGATCTCCATATGCGGCGGCTAAACTGTATGGCTTTTGGATTGTAAAGAATTACCGGGAGGCTTATAATATGTTTGCGTGTAATGGTATTCTTTTTAATCATGAATCGCCTTTGCGTGGAGAGACTTTTGTGACTAGAAAAATCACCCGTGCTGTAAGCAGAATCGGGATGGGGATGGAAAGTGTGCTTTATCTTGGGAATTTGGATGCATTGAGAGATTGGGGGCATGCCAAGGATTATGTTGAGGCGATGTGGAGAATGCTACAAGTAGACGAACCCGAAGATTTTGTGGTAGCGACCGGGGTTACAATCAGCGTTAGGGATTTTTTGCACCTTGCTTTTGGACAAATAGGATTTAAACTGGACTTCATTGGTAAAGGAGTCAGTGAAATGGGCGTCTTAGGTGGTATCGATTACGAAGTTGCGCTAGAGAAACTAGGCAAGTCTAAAGAAGAATTGCCTAATCTGGGAGAGGTTATGGTGAAAGTGGATCCTGAGTATTTCAGACCCACTGAAGTAGAGCTGCTTATCGGTGATCCCGCAAAAGCATTCAAAAAACTAGGTTGGAAGCCGAAGTATGATCTTAAAGCCTTGGTCGAAGATATGGTTACCTCGGATTTACAGCTTTTGAGGAGAGATATTTGTCTTATACAAGGTGGCTTCAGCGTGATTTCTAATTCTGAGTATTAAAATGAATTTCTGTCAAAAACAGCTAATAGACCAAAGCCTTTTGGCTTGGGCTATTAGCATGTTTTTGACCTGCTTATTGAAATTTTTAATTCAGGGGGCTCTTGACTAAAAAAAAACATTACAGTCCGATTTTCACACAGTCTTACTTATTGGGTGGGTCGCAGGTTTTGGTGATAGGGTTGTCAGGAGCAGTGGTTGATATTCTGGTTTTTCTTACATCGCTGATTGAGTAAGTGTGTAGTGAATTTCCTGAATGTGTCTATCATTCTTTTTTCGGTTTGTTAAACCGGATCAGAAAAGACTTTGTAAGGAATGGATTAAAAATTTTTCACTTAAAAATGAATTTTCTACAAAAAACGCCAAAATATGTCTAGCACAAACAAAGTTCCGATAACGGTATTTCCTACGATAGAAAAGAAATTGCCTACTACTTCTGTTCAGAAAGAAGTCTTGTTTGCCGGTCAAATAGCAGATGAAGCAGCAAATAGATCAAGTAATAAGTTGGTACACTTAAGCCTGCAAGGTGATTTGTCTGTTAAAATCCTTCAAGATGCTTTCGTAAAGCTGATTGAAAAACATGAGGAGATGCGCTCTTTAGTGAGTTCGGAAGGCGACTACCTTATTGTCTTTAGCGACTATACAGTCCCTATTAGGATGAGAGATATTAGAGAGATGGCAATCAATCAAAAAGACGCATTTCTCAAGAGGCATTTGCAGCAAAATAGACCTTATCAGTTTAATTTGATTCAGGGGCCACTATATGTTCTCGATTTGATCCAAACGGAGGATAGAGGCTATTTATTGACTTTAACCGGGCATGAATTGATTTTTAGTGAGGAGTCACTGCAACTTATGCTAGGTGAATTGGTGACTATGTACTCAAGTCTTACTTCTGAAGAGTATCCTTGGCTGTCCAAGGAGGTTGCTGTTTGTGAAGGTGTCCATAATTAGGAGGTGCATTTATGCCATGAAGACGTTGTTCTGTGTACTTCAATAATTGCTTGGTTCATAACATTCAAGAAAAATGGATATAGCCTACCACATGGGATATATAAAATCGAGCCTGCCTGAGGCAGACGGGCATGGCGCAAGCGACACACAACTTGTCCCCAACTTGCTTTTCGGGAGAGGTATGATTATAAATCCTGCGAGATTCTCCCGAATCAACTTCGGAGAGCAGGTATTGACTACTGAAAAGAACATTATAATCATATGAAAAGATGGTATTAGGAAGAGCTTATTGCTCTCAGATTAATGTGTTGGAATGGAGAAATGAGTGTGATTTTAATCTTCAGAAGAATCTCGATATCTGGCGGATTTACATTCCCGATTTTATAGATAAAATAGAGCAAAACAGATGGTTGTTAACTGCTGCTGAACTTAGTAAAAGTGAAGCGTTTTTACATGAAGAGGATAGAAATCGGTTCTTGCTGGGGAAAATATTTCTCCGGAAGATAATAGCCAAGTATTTGAAAATTGCAGATCAAGAGGTGGGTTTTGATTACTTGGAGTTTAAAAAGCCAGTTTTGCCGACAGGTTATAGTTTGAATTTCAATATTTCGCACTCAGGTGATTATATAGTGTTTGGGTTCGCAAACCGGCACCCTGTGGGTGTAGATGTAGAGTTAATGGATTCCAAGGTTGATTTGTACAATCTGATTTATACTTCTATGTCAAGTGTAGAGATAAGCTCGATTTTGAATAGTGAATTTCCGAGAGATATCTTTTATAAACATTGGACACGAAAAGAAGCCCTTTTAAAAGGGGTAGGGATTGGATTGACTGATCGATTGATGGATATAAACGTTTGCGATGGGTTGAATTTTGTGCCTTCTGAGATATCGGGATTTACGTCGACCTGGAGTATTAGAAATTTTATAATGGATGACGTGTATTCAGTGAGTTTGGCTTGTGATTCTGCTGTACGGGTGGTGAGATTTTATGAATTGACAGATAGGTGATCCTATCTCGGAATGGCTTAGATCAAGCGGTTAAAAGTAAATTACATAATATGAATCGTGTAGCAATATTCGGCGGGCTGGGGAATCAGATGTTTCAGTATGCATTGGCTATTGCAATGGATGCAGGCGGAATTCCTACCAAGATTTCGGTAAGTGACTATTTGCTGAATAGGCATTACCAAGGGTTTGAGCTGCTCAAAGCTTTCAATGTTCCAATCCCAATTGAAGATAGGGTGAGGGTGTTTGCCATAAATCAAGTTCGCCCGATGCTGCTTGATGTCAATATGTCTGCCGTTCGGGCTCTAGTGAAGAAGATGCTCGTCAAAAAGAAGAATCTATACAAAGAAAAAGAAGAGTATGGCTATGATGAAGGTGTTTTTGAGCAGAATTCAGCTTTTTTGGTAGGGACATGGCAATCGTTTAAATATTTTGAATCACAAAATGAGCTTATCAGGGAGGTCTTTAACTTTAATAAGCCAATAGATACGGTAAACTTAACTATTGCCGGTGAAATACTTAAGAAAAATGCTGTAGCTGTTCATGTGAGAAGAGGCGACTACATGAAGCCTGAGCTCGCAGAAAGTAGGATGGTAATTGATTTATTGGACTATTACGATAAAGCGTTTAAGTTGATGCGTGAATATGTTGAGAATCCGGTTTTTTATGTTTTTTCAGATGATATAAAATGGGCTAGAGAAAATTTCAAAGGTTCAAATTTTGTTTTCCTGTCACACAATACTGGAGCAAATAGTTATTTAGATATGTATTTGATGACTTTGTGCAAGCATTTTATCATTGCAAACAGCTCCTTCGGCTGGTGGGGTGCATGGCTTGCAGAAAATAGGCAGAAGAAAGTAATTATGCCTTTCCCTTGGGTTAGGAATTCAAGTAGTGAAGGAATTTATCCTGAAGGTTGGACTGTCTTGGGGGTAAACTCGAACAAGACAGAACTGGTATATTAATAGTGGGAGTACTTACATCTGGCAACATGATTATCATGTTTTTTGCGGGTAAGGAGAATGGTTTTAATTTATTTCCAGTTTTAAGGTATTGGTGGGAGATTTGTTTATAAGGAGATTAACTCCATCAAGTTACTGTTTAGACAACTAGTTCATTTACTTAGTTTTTAATTGTCTTATTTAGTATACATAAATCATAGTTTGCTCCTGTGTCCACTGGGGAGTTCCGGCAGCACTATTGAATTTTGCGACAGGTACAATCGGAAAAGCATTCGAAAATCCAATAGCTAGATCCTGAGCTCTTCTGTAACTTTTGGACATACCCGTATGAGCAACATCAGCCCAATTGATGGAAGTGGATACTGCCACTGTACTTGGATTTTTGACGGCAATTTTGATTTGGGCTTCCAGGTAACCTGACACGAAATCATCGCCCAGATTCATTGCGATAGGAAGATAGTTCGTGCTGTCTATTTGAAGAGATATCGTAAACGTCTTGTTGGAATTTCCTTGGTAAAGAAATCCTGTAAAATAGATATGTGCCGCATTTCTTCGGGCATAGTATGCTTCCAGCCATTTAAACGGCTTTTCCCACAGGGCAAATTCCTGTTCCGCACTGGGCTCTTGCAAATAGGTGCTTACAGCTGTTCTTACCTCTTTGGCAATAAAGAGATCATCAAACGCATTGATCACTTTGCTGTCCTGAAGAACGGCAAACTCAAAAGGCTGTAGAATAAAGCGATTACCTATTTGATCGGTCTCTACATTTCTTTTGTAGTTTTGTCCGAAATAAAAGGTTTTTGGACGTGCCTCTTCATTATAAATTACAGCAGTGTTGGGCTTGAAATCAAACTCTACTTCACTAAGCGAAATGCTGTCGATATCAATGGTTTCAAAATCTTCCTCAACCAACCAAATTAATTGGTTTATGTTGGCTCCCTCATAAATTTCATAACCACGCAATACAAATTCATAATCGGTAAATTCATCATGGGTGTAGATTTGTTTGCTGCTTATTAATGAAAAAGGGCCATAACTAAAATTTGGCAGCTCGATTTGCATACTGAATTTTTGAACAACACCTCGAACCCTCAGTTTTATCAAGTATTTTTGTGTAAGATCAAGTGTACCAATGCCAAAAAAAACACTTTTTTTTCCAGGAACTTCCTTTGTTAATGTGACATAACCGGAAGGGTTCCATTCTCTATCAAGACCATCCATCCAGTTAAATCCGCCTACAGGCCAAAGTGTCACAGAGTTTTCATCCGGAAAATCATTTGAAAACAACAAAGTTTCCTGATAGTTGTCCGGTAGATAATTTTGATATGGCTCGAGTGTGGAGTTGGCATCTCCTCCAATAAACTGCTTCCATTCCTCAAAATTGATGGCAAAAGTCCAGGGGAGAGGTGGTGGAGCGGTTGCTCTAAATAAATCGATCAGATCCTTGACGTATCTATAGGTATTGTTGTCAATAACCCCAAAATCAACTGTTCCACTAGTGTAAAAGGCCTCCATCAACGTTTGATTCAGACCACCGTTTGTGTAAATAATATTGTCTGTGACAATACAGTCCTCGATTACATGACCGAAATCCTGTATAAAGCCAATTCCCCGACGATTTCCAAAAAGAATGTTGTTTCTGACAATAATACTGATACAGTTGTGAAGATGTACACCACTGTCGCTGGCATAAGCACATAGATTTTTCTCTATGGTTACCAGATTTTGCGTATCATCCATATAGATTCCAAGAGCCAATCCCTTATGTATTTCGGGAGATCCCTGCCAATACCCTTTGGCGTTTAGTACTATATTTCTCCTGATACTTCCAGGAATGGACAACTGGTAGCTTGTGCCTCCGAGACTGCAGTAAATACCCCCGCCATCATCTTTGGTAAGGCAAACGTTGTTGATATAGTTTTCTTCAACCAGAAAATTATTCCCGTCACAGACGATTCCATTGAATCCTATATTGGTCAGGTGGTTTCTTCTTACTGTATTGTTTTCTCCTAAAAGCAGACCTATCCCGAATCCACGGTTATCGCTGTTTCCATATTGCCCTGCTCCACCGATTATCATGTAGATATTATTCAGTCTGTTGTTTTCTGCCAGCATATTGGAGCAGGTGTAGTTAGTGAAGATGCCGTTGCAAAGGACATCCTCAAACAGGCTGGAAGAGACAGTGATATAATGGGAAGCAAACCCTTCCTGTACTATGCCATCATTACCGATATATCTAAAGTTACAATTGTTGATGTTTATGTGCGTTACATTGTCCAGCCGAATGCCGTGATTATTGGTGGCATGGATTGCCAGATTCTTAATAGTCACATAAGACCGGTTGATCAGGGATATGCCGTGCTGCTCCAAAGAAACCTCTACCTCATGGTTGGAAGGTGATTCCCCTCCAAAGTACACGTATATCCGTTCATTGTTGGTGTCATACGACCAATCCCCAAGACCGGTCAAAAAGGAAAGGCTGTTTTGAAGGAAAAAACCATAGCCGGGGAGGGGGATGTACTGGGTCAACCCACCGCTATATTCGACCCGGTCTCCGTTTGTAATGT contains:
- the gmd gene encoding GDP-mannose 4,6-dehydratase, translating into MKTALITGVTGQDGAYLAELLLSKGYTVHGIKRRASSFNTQRIDHLYQDPHESNPKFILHYGDLTDSMGITRIIKECEPDEIYNLGAMSHVKVSFDTPEYTANADGLGILRILEAVRLLGMEKKTRIYQASTSELYGLVQEVPQKEETPFYPRSPYAAAKLYGFWIVKNYREAYNMFACNGILFNHESPLRGETFVTRKITRAVSRIGMGMESVLYLGNLDALRDWGHAKDYVEAMWRMLQVDEPEDFVVATGVTISVRDFLHLAFGQIGFKLDFIGKGVSEMGVLGGIDYEVALEKLGKSKEELPNLGEVMVKVDPEYFRPTEVELLIGDPAKAFKKLGWKPKYDLKALVEDMVTSDLQLLRRDICLIQGGFSVISNSEY
- a CDS encoding condensation domain-containing protein — its product is MSSTNKVPITVFPTIEKKLPTTSVQKEVLFAGQIADEAANRSSNKLVHLSLQGDLSVKILQDAFVKLIEKHEEMRSLVSSEGDYLIVFSDYTVPIRMRDIREMAINQKDAFLKRHLQQNRPYQFNLIQGPLYVLDLIQTEDRGYLLTLTGHELIFSEESLQLMLGELVTMYSSLTSEEYPWLSKEVAVCEGVHN
- a CDS encoding 4'-phosphopantetheinyl transferase superfamily protein, with product MVLGRAYCSQINVLEWRNECDFNLQKNLDIWRIYIPDFIDKIEQNRWLLTAAELSKSEAFLHEEDRNRFLLGKIFLRKIIAKYLKIADQEVGFDYLEFKKPVLPTGYSLNFNISHSGDYIVFGFANRHPVGVDVELMDSKVDLYNLIYTSMSSVEISSILNSEFPRDIFYKHWTRKEALLKGVGIGLTDRLMDINVCDGLNFVPSEISGFTSTWSIRNFIMDDVYSVSLACDSAVRVVRFYELTDR
- a CDS encoding alpha-1,2-fucosyltransferase, which gives rise to MILSRNGLDQAVKSKLHNMNRVAIFGGLGNQMFQYALAIAMDAGGIPTKISVSDYLLNRHYQGFELLKAFNVPIPIEDRVRVFAINQVRPMLLDVNMSAVRALVKKMLVKKKNLYKEKEEYGYDEGVFEQNSAFLVGTWQSFKYFESQNELIREVFNFNKPIDTVNLTIAGEILKKNAVAVHVRRGDYMKPELAESRMVIDLLDYYDKAFKLMREYVENPVFYVFSDDIKWARENFKGSNFVFLSHNTGANSYLDMYLMTLCKHFIIANSSFGWWGAWLAENRQKKVIMPFPWVRNSSSEGIYPEGWTVLGVNSNKTELVY
- a CDS encoding right-handed parallel beta-helix repeat-containing protein, whose amino-acid sequence is MATYYVSELHGNDSNDGLSELTAWQTSGKIASGSFSAGDVILLESGGIYAPFAFPSSGNTSNPITISSYGTGEKPLIFAGAKIETWTNEGNGIYSYANNGFQNEVNVLVFDGELKAKGRSTVSDVFYPITAGDPDDEWVETSDALPAFSTGMQIVLRKERFIYHVFNVTDITNGDRVEYSGGLTQYIPLPGYGFFLQNSLSFLTGLGDWSYDTNNERIYVYFGGESPSNHEVEVSLEQHGISLINRSYVTIKNLAIHATNNHGIRLDNVTHININNCNFRYIGNDGIVQEGFASHYITVSSSLFEDVLCNGIFTNYTCSNMLAENNRLNNIYMIIGGAGQYGNSDNRGFGIGLLLGENNTVRRNHLTNIGFNGIVCDGNNFLVEENYINNVCLTKDDGGGIYCSLGGTSYQLSIPGSIRRNIVLNAKGYWQGSPEIHKGLALGIYMDDTQNLVTIEKNLCAYASDSGVHLHNCISIIVRNNILFGNRRGIGFIQDFGHVIEDCIVTDNIIYTNGGLNQTLMEAFYTSGTVDFGVIDNNTYRYVKDLIDLFRATAPPPLPWTFAINFEEWKQFIGGDANSTLEPYQNYLPDNYQETLLFSNDFPDENSVTLWPVGGFNWMDGLDREWNPSGYVTLTKEVPGKKSVFFGIGTLDLTQKYLIKLRVRGVVQKFSMQIELPNFSYGPFSLISSKQIYTHDEFTDYEFVLRGYEIYEGANINQLIWLVEEDFETIDIDSISLSEVEFDFKPNTAVIYNEEARPKTFYFGQNYKRNVETDQIGNRFILQPFEFAVLQDSKVINAFDDLFIAKEVRTAVSTYLQEPSAEQEFALWEKPFKWLEAYYARRNAAHIYFTGFLYQGNSNKTFTISLQIDSTNYLPIAMNLGDDFVSGYLEAQIKIAVKNPSTVAVSTSINWADVAHTGMSKSYRRAQDLAIGFSNAFPIVPVAKFNSAAGTPQWTQEQTMIYVY